A region of the Curvibacter sp. AEP1-3 genome:
ACTTGGTTTGCGAAAAGCCCAGCCACGGTTACGAACTTATCAAGTCCATTGAGGACAAGCTCAGTGGTAGCTACAGCCCCAGTCCCGGTACGGTGTACCCGACTCTGACTATGTTGGAAGAACAGGGCTATCTTGTGGGACAAAGCGCAGACGCGGGTGGACGCAAAAGCTACCGCATCACCGAAGATGGCAAGGCGTATTTGGAAGACAACCGCACATTGGCAAATGCCATGTTGGCCCGATTGAATGGATCTGTGGATGGTGCTGGTGCTAGGGCAGGACGCCCGCCTCAGGTCACCCGGGCCCTTGAGAATCTGAAAATGGCTATCCGTATGCGACTGTCCTCAGAGCCACTCAATGTGGAGCAAGCCAATGCCTTTGCCGCTGTCTTGGATCAAGCAGCACAGCAAGTGGAGAAAATCTGATGAATTCGCAACTTGCGCCCCTCGAGCTACACCTCCC
Encoded here:
- a CDS encoding PadR family transcriptional regulator → MRFHFQHKALLSRSVDMGGGSGRGRGRSGDGELDGRRGGGRLFSHGGLKFVLLHLVCEKPSHGYELIKSIEDKLSGSYSPSPGTVYPTLTMLEEQGYLVGQSADAGGRKSYRITEDGKAYLEDNRTLANAMLARLNGSVDGAGARAGRPPQVTRALENLKMAIRMRLSSEPLNVEQANAFAAVLDQAAQQVEKI